TAGTCCGATTGCACCGCCATTTTCCGCGCGACCCGCTCCGCCAACTCTCCGGTCCCGACGATCAAGACGTGGCGGAGGTTTCGTCCCCGGCGTCGGAGCGCGCGCAGAGCGACGCGGATCGACAGGTGGGCGGCGCAGAGCGAGCCCGCCCCGAAGATCGCGAAGAGAAGGAGGACCGAGCGCGCCAGCTCGCCCCGCCAGAAGTACGAGGTGAGCGCCGCAAGCGCCGTCACGATCGCGATCCCCTGGACGAGAGTCCAGAGCTCCTGGGAGAGGCGCGCGGTCCGCGCGGAGCGGTAGAGGTGGAAGGAGCGGAGGACGAGGAGCGCGAGCGGCGTGATGACGGCGCCGAGCCAAACGTAGCCTTTGATCGGCGGGATTCCGAGCGGCGCCGGGAGGCGAAGCCACTGGAATCGCACCCAATAGGCCGCGACCCACGAGCCGAAGATCAGCACGCCGTCGAGGAGGAAGATTCCGGTTAGAAATAGCTGCCGGTGGCGGGCAAACATGGTCAAGTGGCGCAGTCTATCATGCGGTGGATTTCGCGTCCGCACGGAGGGCCCAGAAAACGCCCCAGATGTACGCGAACGCGAAGGCGGTGTTCACATCGGCTAGAGAGTAGTTCGTCAGCAGGATCACGAGCACCTGTCCGGTCACCGCGATTGCGGCGATTGCCCATGCCCGAACGAGCCAGAAGGGGTCTTCCCCCGCCACCCGACTCGCCGCGCGGATCAGCTTCCAGAGTAGAAACCCAAAAGCCGCGAGGCCGACGATTCCCAAATTGAGCCAGATGAGGAGGTAATAGTTATGAACGAACCACTGCTCTCGGGTCGTGCCGAGAAAGGGATCGCGATTCATGATGGCGAAGCCGAACCCATTCCCGATGACCGGGGATTCGAGTGCTGCGTTGACGGCCCGCTCCCACTCGACGAGACGCAAGATGTTGGAGACGGTCTCACCTTCCAGGTCCGTCGAGAAGGAAGCGCTGAAGCGCCGTCCGATGGAGGACAGAAGGTCGCCCTTGCCGAAATAGACAGTCGAGAGCCCGGCGGTCACCGCGAAGATTCCGACGAGCGCAGGGAGTAGGAGGAAACGGCGGGAACGGACGCGGGGCTCGAAGCATCCCAGGTTGCGCCACGACAGAATGGTAGCAAGGGCGAGCCCAACGATGAATCCAAGCCAATACCCTCGCGTAAAGGAGAAGAGAAGATGCGCGAGCATCGGGATCATGGCGAACAGGCAGAACACGCGCATCTTCCGGGTTGGTGCTAGAAGGGCTACCGTCCAGAGTCCGACGGCAACCATTCCTGTCACCGTGGTGAAATAGATCCCGCCCAAGCGCCGGTGGTAGATCTGCAGCATGGTGAGGCCGAATCCAGTGTGGACGAGGCCGATCGCCACCAATCCTAGCCCTGCATAGACCGCGTTCCTCCGCTTATAAACCTGCATCATGCCTAGCGCTAGAGCCGGCCACAGCGCGCCTGCCACCTCAATGCCGAGGCTCCGAATGTTGTTCCCATGAAGAAGCCCGAGGGTCACGCCGACGGCGCAGGCGCCGAGCCAGACCGCCAGCCCCTGCAGCAGCTCGGAGGGCGGACGGACCCACGACTTCCAGGTGCTTCGCCAAAACAACAGGAGGGAGATCCAAGCGAACCACGCACAGAGCACAGTCATTTCCAGGGTGAGGTGGCCGGTCTCATAGTCGACGAACGTGGCCAGCAGCACGCCGATGAGAAAGGTCGCGCGGATATCAAGTAGCGACCAGAGGACGAGGCCGACCGCGCCGCCCGAGACAACGAGCAGCAACCCGGCGCGTGTCACCAGGGCGATGAGGATCACGGCGGGAGCGAGAATCGCCGCGGCGATGAGGATCGCCCGACTCCACCGTTTCTTCTCGTCTCGTGGCGGGACCGCTGCCACTGCAGTAGTGTGTGTCATTCTGGGGATGTTATGCGTCGCCAAGAGCGCCGGAAAAAGCGGGAACGCCGCAGCGATGGTATGCTGCCGGTCCATGACTCACGAGTACCATCGCTCTCCCGCATGACCCCCCACTGGCCGGAATCATGACCGACACGCCGCGCTGCTCCGTAATCGTCGTGAGTTACAATTCGGCCTCCTATCTCCCGCAGTGCCTTTCGGCTCTCGAAAGACAGCAAGGCGTAGAGGCTGACATCCACG
Above is a genomic segment from Candidatus Eisenbacteria bacterium containing:
- a CDS encoding O-antigen ligase family protein — encoded protein: MDRQHTIAAAFPLFPALLATHNIPRMTHTTAVAAVPPRDEKKRWSRAILIAAAILAPAVILIALVTRAGLLLVVSGGAVGLVLWSLLDIRATFLIGVLLATFVDYETGHLTLEMTVLCAWFAWISLLLFWRSTWKSWVRPPSELLQGLAVWLGACAVGVTLGLLHGNNIRSLGIEVAGALWPALALGMMQVYKRRNAVYAGLGLVAIGLVHTGFGLTMLQIYHRRLGGIYFTTVTGMVAVGLWTVALLAPTRKMRVFCLFAMIPMLAHLLFSFTRGYWLGFIVGLALATILSWRNLGCFEPRVRSRRFLLLPALVGIFAVTAGLSTVYFGKGDLLSSIGRRFSASFSTDLEGETVSNILRLVEWERAVNAALESPVIGNGFGFAIMNRDPFLGTTREQWFVHNYYLLIWLNLGIVGLAAFGFLLWKLIRAASRVAGEDPFWLVRAWAIAAIAVTGQVLVILLTNYSLADVNTAFAFAYIWGVFWALRADAKSTA